In Methanobacteriaceae archaeon, the following are encoded in one genomic region:
- a CDS encoding MBL fold metallo-hydrolase — MKIVPLAFESMGVRSMATFIETDQKILVDPGTSIAPKRFGFPPWKDEFDALHETRFQIQKYAAKADIIIISHYHHDHFTPFSLGRYLDSSPGYAEEIYCDKKLFIKHPTSQINKSQQKRARDFLGNLKILGNRDIHYADGNSFKIGETLIRFSNPLPHGAAGSRMGFIITTTIEWEGEKVMHASDVQGPIYEDTREMIINLKPDTVILSGPPTYLEGFALETEDLEKARANLIEIAREIPLVVVDHHLLRDINCFDFIEAVRRDSGGKIMVASELLGKEPYLLEARRKDFYY; from the coding sequence ATGAAAATTGTTCCTCTGGCCTTTGAAAGCATGGGTGTGCGCTCCATGGCCACCTTCATTGAAACGGACCAGAAGATACTGGTGGATCCCGGGACATCCATCGCCCCGAAAAGATTCGGATTCCCACCCTGGAAGGATGAATTCGATGCTTTACATGAAACTCGATTTCAAATACAGAAATATGCTGCTAAGGCAGATATTATAATTATAAGCCACTACCATCATGATCATTTCACTCCCTTCAGTCTGGGTAGATATCTTGACTCCTCACCAGGGTATGCTGAAGAAATTTACTGTGACAAAAAACTTTTCATAAAACATCCCACATCCCAAATAAATAAAAGCCAGCAAAAAAGGGCTCGCGACTTTTTAGGGAATTTGAAAATCCTGGGAAACCGTGACATCCATTATGCTGATGGAAATTCCTTTAAAATTGGAGAGACTTTAATTAGATTTTCAAATCCACTACCCCACGGTGCTGCAGGAAGCAGGATGGGTTTTATAATCACCACCACCATTGAGTGGGAGGGTGAAAAGGTAATGCATGCTTCTGATGTGCAGGGACCAATCTATGAAGATACCAGGGAGATGATAATTAACTTGAAACCAGATACCGTGATTTTAAGTGGTCCTCCTACCTATCTTGAGGGTTTTGCCCTGGAAACTGAGGATCTTGAGAAAGCCCGTGCCAACCTTATAGAAATCGCCCGAGAAATACCACTGGTGGTTGTGGATCACCACCTGTTAAGAGATATTAACTGTTTCGATTTTATTGAGGCTGTTAGGAGAGATTCTGGTGGGAAAATAATGGTGGCATCAGAACTTCTGGGAAAAGAACCTTATTTATTGGAAGCAAGGCGGAAAGATTTCTATTATTAA
- a CDS encoding DUF447 family protein: MLNLYSLGMEKGLLYETIVTTRNRDGTPNAAPIGVLCKDKNEIVLYLFKGSKTYLNVRREKSFHVNILKDPLLFVQSTIGNLESGEFQIQDNGFSLKGADAFFKAEVVHERIIERKDQMGPSIMNIVTASVKDVVQINPCAEPLNRAIYGIIEALVYSSRIGIVSLEEKERNLEKINEISRVVNKVGGENHKKAMKMILEYLKDK; this comes from the coding sequence ATGTTAAATCTTTATTCTTTGGGAATGGAAAAAGGTCTCCTCTATGAAACCATTGTCACCACCCGAAACAGGGATGGAACACCTAATGCCGCACCTATTGGAGTGTTATGCAAAGACAAAAATGAAATCGTTCTCTATCTATTCAAAGGGTCGAAAACTTATCTGAATGTGAGACGTGAGAAGAGTTTTCATGTTAATATACTAAAAGATCCCCTTTTGTTTGTCCAGTCAACCATAGGAAATCTTGAGAGTGGAGAATTTCAAATTCAGGATAACGGGTTTTCCCTTAAAGGAGCTGATGCTTTTTTCAAGGCTGAAGTTGTTCACGAAAGGATTATAGAGAGGAAGGATCAAATGGGCCCCTCCATCATGAATATTGTCACAGCCAGTGTTAAAGATGTTGTACAAATTAATCCCTGCGCAGAACCTTTAAACAGGGCTATTTATGGCATAATCGAGGCATTAGTGTATTCAAGTAGGATTGGAATTGTTTCTCTAGAAGAGAAGGAAAGAAACCTGGAAAAAATCAATGAAATCTCCAGGGTGGTGAATAAAGTTGGGGGAGAAAACCATAAAAAAGCAATGAAGATGATTTTGGAATATTTAAAGGACAAATGA
- the ade gene encoding adenine deaminase, which yields MIRGNLVNLFSEEINPAEIEIKNGLIKCVREVKGSFKNFILPGFIDAHIHVESSMLTPSRFAEAVVPHGTTAVVADPHEIANVMGMTGIKYMMEDSESVPLRFFFTAPSCVPATFFETSGSVLGPEEIDELLQMEGVVALGEMMNFPGVIGDDPTVLEKIKIAKNHRKPVDGHAPLLRGHDLCKYVGAGISTDHECSQLEEAMEKKRLGMKIMIREGSSAKNLEELWSVGGDFLVSDDKHPEDLLKGHLNDTLKKAVQLGTDPLEAIRMVTFNPASHYNLNNGSISPGKAADLVIVDDLENFNVLKVLINGELVARDGKPLFQVQPAPVQNSFNLTEKKADEFDINCNLKINVKSRSETLKISRQAEKVLVRVIKVIEGQLLTEETEAVLGVSDGIINPDIGQDILKIAVVERYGHNHVSNAFVHGFGLKKGAIASSIAHDSHNIIVVGTSSQDMAEAVNNLTRNRGGLVAVCDGNIHSLKLPVAGLMSMKGASEVSSKLNQLHDLVKDMGCKLASPFMTMSFMALLVIPKLKISDQGLFDVESFQFVDVIK from the coding sequence ATGATTAGAGGAAACCTGGTTAACCTTTTCAGCGAAGAGATAAATCCTGCAGAGATTGAAATAAAAAATGGGCTTATAAAATGTGTAAGGGAGGTTAAGGGTAGTTTTAAAAATTTTATCCTCCCAGGTTTTATTGATGCCCATATACATGTTGAAAGTTCAATGCTCACTCCCTCACGTTTCGCTGAGGCAGTTGTTCCCCATGGGACAACAGCAGTGGTGGCTGATCCTCATGAAATCGCCAATGTAATGGGAATGACAGGTATTAAATACATGATGGAGGATTCTGAGTCTGTTCCTCTTCGTTTTTTCTTCACTGCCCCCTCATGCGTCCCTGCCACTTTCTTTGAAACCTCAGGATCAGTTCTGGGTCCAGAGGAAATTGATGAACTCCTTCAAATGGAGGGTGTGGTGGCATTAGGAGAGATGATGAACTTCCCAGGAGTTATAGGGGATGATCCTACTGTTTTAGAGAAAATAAAAATTGCTAAGAATCATCGGAAGCCTGTTGATGGTCATGCACCTCTCCTTAGAGGTCATGACTTGTGTAAATATGTTGGAGCGGGTATTTCCACTGATCATGAATGCAGTCAACTGGAGGAAGCTATGGAGAAAAAACGGCTGGGAATGAAGATTATGATCCGGGAGGGATCCTCAGCCAAAAACCTGGAGGAGTTGTGGAGTGTGGGTGGTGATTTCCTGGTGTCTGATGATAAACATCCCGAAGACCTTCTGAAAGGCCATCTGAATGACACACTTAAAAAAGCTGTTCAACTGGGTACAGACCCCCTTGAAGCCATCCGAATGGTTACCTTTAACCCTGCATCCCATTATAACCTTAATAATGGTTCTATTTCCCCGGGTAAAGCAGCTGATCTGGTCATAGTTGATGATCTTGAAAATTTCAATGTTTTGAAGGTTCTTATCAACGGTGAACTCGTGGCCCGGGATGGTAAGCCACTATTCCAGGTTCAACCCGCACCGGTGCAGAATTCTTTTAACTTAACTGAAAAGAAAGCGGATGAGTTTGATATAAATTGTAACCTTAAAATAAATGTTAAATCACGTTCTGAAACTCTTAAAATTTCTAGACAAGCTGAAAAGGTATTAGTTAGGGTGATTAAGGTTATTGAAGGTCAACTTCTAACTGAAGAAACTGAAGCTGTTTTAGGGGTTTCTGATGGAATAATCAATCCTGATATTGGTCAGGATATCCTTAAAATTGCAGTTGTGGAAAGATATGGGCATAATCATGTTTCGAATGCCTTTGTACATGGTTTCGGACTTAAAAAAGGAGCAATTGCCTCCAGCATTGCCCATGACTCCCATAACATCATCGTGGTGGGCACCAGCAGTCAGGATATGGCAGAGGCTGTGAATAATCTCACCAGGAATAGAGGGGGGCTGGTTGCAGTGTGTGATGGGAATATTCATTCCCTGAAATTACCAGTAGCAGGCCTAATGAGCATGAAAGGTGCTAGTGAGGTTTCTTCCAAACTTAACCAGTTACATGATTTGGTTAAGGATATGGGTTGTAAACTGGCTTCACCATTCATGACCATGTCTTTTATGGCCCTACTGGTTATCCCCAAACTTAAAATAAGTGATCAGGGCTTATTTGATGTGGAAAGTTTCCAGTTTGTTGATGTTATAAAATAA
- a CDS encoding GMP synthase subunit A, protein MILVVNNHGQYNHRIHRTLHYLKIHSELVPNTTALSEIEEKEPLGLILGGGPSVERSGNSLEYVKKLDYPILGICLGHQIIAQAYGGEIGSAGSESYAQIQINITDENDIFKGLGPQLDVWASHKDEVSKLPPKFEILASSSICEIEAMKHPEKPLYGIQFHPEVYHTPQGPKVFENFYEVCKKYHKGD, encoded by the coding sequence ATGATATTAGTGGTTAACAATCACGGACAGTATAATCACCGCATCCACCGTACCCTTCACTACCTTAAAATACATTCTGAACTGGTGCCCAACACCACTGCACTTTCTGAAATTGAAGAAAAGGAACCTCTGGGCCTTATACTGGGAGGTGGACCTTCAGTTGAGAGATCTGGTAACAGCTTAGAATATGTTAAAAAACTGGATTATCCCATTTTAGGAATATGTCTCGGTCATCAGATTATAGCCCAGGCCTATGGTGGTGAGATAGGATCAGCAGGTTCAGAAAGTTATGCTCAGATCCAGATTAACATCACTGATGAAAATGATATATTCAAGGGACTGGGCCCCCAGTTAGATGTGTGGGCCTCCCATAAGGATGAAGTAAGCAAACTACCCCCTAAATTTGAAATTCTCGCATCATCATCCATATGTGAAATTGAAGCCATGAAACACCCGGAAAAACCTTTATATGGAATACAATTTCATCCAGAGGTTTACCACACCCCCCAAGGACCCAAGGTTTTTGAGAATTTTTATGAAGTTTGTAAAAAATATCATAAAGGTGATTAA
- a CDS encoding DUF2124 domain-containing protein, which produces MIETEKFHGLTGNLKLFKREVGDAEKVTFAGIPGVCSPFAELFAYVIRDRESVFMARTDKETARKIESTDLGMQFTKKADPCSSVVALLGGLSMPQYQVDIADVLKLLDDILKPPGKIIGLCYMNMFQKAGWDELIDFDCIINGTLNGEIYTKR; this is translated from the coding sequence GTGATTGAAACAGAAAAATTTCATGGTTTAACTGGGAATTTAAAATTATTCAAAAGAGAAGTGGGTGATGCAGAGAAGGTTACATTTGCAGGCATTCCTGGAGTGTGCAGTCCTTTTGCTGAATTATTTGCTTATGTAATACGTGACAGAGAATCTGTTTTCATGGCCCGGACAGATAAAGAAACTGCTCGCAAAATTGAATCCACAGATCTGGGGATGCAGTTTACCAAAAAGGCGGATCCCTGTTCAAGTGTGGTGGCATTATTAGGGGGGCTTTCCATGCCCCAATACCAGGTGGATATTGCTGATGTTTTAAAACTCTTAGATGATATTCTAAAACCACCGGGCAAGATCATAGGACTCTGTTACATGAACATGTTCCAAAAAGCAGGTTGGGATGAGTTAATAGACTTCGACTGTATTATTAACGGTACGTTAAATGGTGAAATTTATACAAAAAGATGA